A genomic region of Phragmites australis chromosome 2, lpPhrAust1.1, whole genome shotgun sequence contains the following coding sequences:
- the LOC133905806 gene encoding serine/threonine-protein kinase PBL34-like, whose protein sequence is MGKQEGKRRGAKGRRKGTGKAAAAEEDAAPVKGCWIRLPRLRGCMSSRAKVDSSTSGGASARGGGEIKPATDGCQDQSVPPASGSTTTSNTGSISPSSIVGEELKLAFQLRRFTFNELKCATRNFRPESLLGEGGFGCVFKGWIEENGTAPVKPGTGLTIAVKTLNHDGLQGHKEWVAEVDFLGNLHHPHLVKLVGYCIEDDQRLLVYEFMPRGSLENHLFRKSLPLPWAIRMKIALGAAKGLAFLHEEAERPVIYRDFKTSNILLDADYNAKLSDFGLAKDGPEGDKTHVSTRVMGTYGYAAPEYVMTGHLTSKSDVYSFGVVLLEMMTGRRSMDKNRPNGEHNLIEWARPYLGERRRFYKLVDPCLEGNFSIKGAQKTAQLAHACLSRDPKVRPLMSQVVEVLKPLQNLKDMACSSHFFQSRQHERAASLASPHGSQSMKARSTFARNGQQPMRSLSYGPHASPYRQSPRPSGKRQ, encoded by the exons ATGGGGAAGCAGGAGGGGAAGCGGCGCGGGGCGAAGGGGCGGCGGAAGGGGACGGGGAaggctgcggcggcggaggaggacgcGGCGCCTGTGAAGGGGTGCTGGATCCGCCTCCCGCGCCTCCGCGGCTGCATGTCGTCGCGCGCCAAGGTCGACTCCTCCACCAGCGGCGGCGCCAGcgctcgcggcggcggcg AAATCAAACCAGCAACTGATGGTTGCCAGGACCAATCAGTTCCACCAGCCTCTGGCTCCACAACAACCAGTAACACTGGAAGTATCTCACCTTCTTCCATAGTTGGAGAAGAACTTAAACTAGCTTTCCAACTGCGTAGATTTACTTTCAATGAACTGAAGTGTGCCACAAGAAACTTTCGACCTGAGAGTCTTCTTGGTGAGGGAGGTTTCGGTTGTGTCTTTAAAGGGTGGATTGAGGAGAATGGAACTGCTCCTGTTAAGCCAGGAACTGGATTAACAATTGCTGTCAAGACACTCAACCATGATGGGCTGCAGGGGCATAAAGAGTGGGTG GCAGAAGTTGATTTTCTTGGAAACCTTCATCATCCACACCTAGTGAAATTAGTCGGTTACTGCATTGAAGATGACCAAAGGTTGCTTGTATATGAATTTATGCCCCGTGGAAGTTTGGAGAATCATCTTTTTAGGA AGTCGTTGCCTCTCCCATGGGCCATTAGAATGAAAATTGCTCTTGGTGCTGCCAAAGGCCTTGCTTTTCTTCATGAAGAAGCTGAAAGACCAGTGATATATCGGGATTTCAAAACATCCAATATTCTTTTAGATGCG GACTATAACGCGAAACTCTCTGATTTTGGACTTGCTAAAGATGGTCCTGAGGGTGATAAGACACATGTATCAACTAGAGTCATGGGAACATATGGATACGCCGCTCCTGAGTATGTAATGACAG GTCACCTGACATCAAAGAGCGATGTATACAGCTTTGGGGTGGTGCTACTAGAGATGATGACTGGTAGAAGGTCAATGGACAAGAACAGGCCAAACGGGGAGCACAACCTGATTGAATGGGCGCGCCCATATCTCGGAGAAAGGCGCCGATTCTATAAGCTTGTGGATCCCTGTTTGGAGGGGAACTTCTCCATAAAAGGCGCTCAGAAGAcggctcagctagcccatgcctgCCTCAGCCGTGACCCCAAGGTCAGGCCTCTCATGAGCCAAGTGGTGGAAGTTCTGAAGCCTCTCCAGAACCTCAAGGACATGGCCTGCTCCTCCCACTTCTTCCAGTCCAGGCAACATGAGCGTGCCGCATCCCTTGCCAGCCCACATGGCAGCCAAAGCATGAAGGCACGGAGCACCTTTGCACGGAACGGACAGCAGCCAATGAGGAGCCTCTCGTACGGGCCGCACGCTTCTCCATATCGCCAGTCCCCAAGGCCCAGCGGAAAGCGGCAGTGA